In Aquimarina sp. TRL1, a single window of DNA contains:
- a CDS encoding sphingomyelin phosphodiesterase produces MKFRVLIPLFFCSIFLVSCSKDDDTTLQNTIQESSSKVPFIQESLHVMSYNIFHLPGIASVSHYKEKERAIAQLEYLKSMRNSIDVIVFQEGFNQQAETYLLDKLSRYYPYNTRLVGQFCYAGNYWNSISGNCSNSPFVVNGGVTIYSKYPILEKHQLVFEHSGYGTPDYYANKGAAFVKIKKDNYIYNIVGTHLQADHNAYNGSSVRLRQLREIKNWITGFSISKNEPLIYAGDMNVEYTNPSDYAQMKHILHAEINYTFNPSTEMGTYSNQNTIVVKNYPNYNDSLDYILHSTEHKSPVTPPEMKVLRPMKNGEDLSDHFPVFTKYSFRY; encoded by the coding sequence ATGAAATTTCGAGTACTTATCCCCTTATTTTTCTGTTCTATATTTTTAGTTTCCTGTTCTAAAGATGATGATACCACGCTACAAAACACGATACAAGAGAGTTCTTCTAAAGTTCCTTTTATACAAGAATCATTGCACGTAATGAGCTATAATATTTTTCATCTACCTGGTATTGCTTCGGTTAGTCATTACAAAGAAAAAGAACGTGCCATTGCCCAACTGGAATACCTAAAAAGCATGCGCAATTCTATTGATGTTATTGTTTTTCAGGAAGGCTTTAACCAACAAGCAGAAACCTATTTACTAGATAAACTATCACGTTATTATCCATATAACACCCGTCTGGTAGGTCAATTTTGCTATGCGGGAAACTACTGGAACTCAATCAGCGGCAACTGCTCTAACAGCCCGTTTGTTGTCAACGGAGGAGTAACCATATACAGCAAATATCCTATTTTAGAAAAACATCAGCTGGTTTTCGAGCATTCGGGATATGGAACTCCGGATTATTATGCAAACAAAGGAGCTGCTTTTGTAAAAATCAAAAAAGACAACTACATATACAACATCGTAGGAACACATCTTCAGGCGGATCATAATGCTTATAACGGAAGTAGCGTACGACTGCGTCAACTTCGGGAAATAAAAAACTGGATCACTGGCTTTTCTATTTCAAAAAATGAACCTCTTATCTATGCAGGGGATATGAATGTCGAATACACAAACCCCTCTGATTATGCTCAAATGAAGCATATTCTACATGCTGAAATTAATTACACATTCAATCCTTCTACAGAAATGGGGACCTATTCGAATCAAAATACAATCGTTGTTAAAAATTATCCGAACTACAATGATTCTTTAGATTACATCTTACATAGTACAGAACACAAATCTCCTGTAACACCTCCTGAAATGAAGGTATTGAGACCTATGAAAAACGGTGAAGATTTATCGGATCATTTCCCAGTATTTACAAAATATTCATTTCGCTATTAA
- a CDS encoding 3'-5' exonuclease, translating into MLHKINLEHILFLDIETVPLHESYQDLSEEMKYLWADKTRYQRKEEFSAEAFYERAGIWAEFGKIICISVGYFVLRGDSRSFRTKSFFGDEKELLIAFKHLLEAYYSRPHHLLCAHNGKEFDFPYIARRMIIHGISLPGKLNLFGKKPWEVAHLDTLDLWKFGDYKHYTSLKLMTAILGIPSPKDDIDGSQVREVYYEEKDIDRIILYCEKDTVAVAQILLRLRQEELLDEEEIISV; encoded by the coding sequence ATGCTTCACAAAATTAATCTCGAACATATATTATTTCTGGATATAGAAACAGTTCCTTTGCATGAAAGTTATCAGGACTTAAGTGAGGAGATGAAATACTTATGGGCTGATAAAACCAGATATCAGCGCAAAGAGGAATTCTCAGCAGAAGCATTTTATGAGAGGGCAGGTATTTGGGCAGAATTTGGAAAAATTATCTGTATTTCTGTTGGGTATTTCGTATTGCGTGGAGATAGTCGCTCTTTTAGAACGAAATCTTTTTTTGGTGATGAAAAAGAACTTTTGATAGCATTTAAGCATTTATTAGAAGCCTATTATTCGCGCCCTCATCATTTGTTGTGTGCTCATAATGGAAAAGAGTTTGATTTTCCATATATCGCCAGAAGGATGATTATTCATGGAATATCGCTCCCTGGGAAACTGAATCTATTTGGTAAAAAGCCATGGGAGGTAGCACATTTGGATACATTAGATCTTTGGAAATTTGGAGATTATAAACATTATACTTCCCTAAAGCTAATGACGGCTATTCTGGGAATTCCTTCTCCAAAAGATGATATTGATGGCAGTCAGGTTCGAGAAGTTTATTACGAAGAGAAAGATATTGATCGGATCATTCTGTATTGTGAAAAGGATACGGTAGCAGTTGCGCAGATTCTCTTGCGCTTGCGACAAGAAGAATTACTGGATGAGGAAGAGATAATTTCTGTATAA
- a CDS encoding DNA alkylation repair protein yields MAELFKNIYNLSFFNKIIPYVKKVVPYFEAEEFIRKIVDKDWEKKELKQRMRHITEVLHSCLKGTFSDQAAVITDVIDMLEKEGIREESIEFMFFPDFIEMYGISQYEISIKAIERITQFTSCEFAIRPFIIKYPEKTISQMLLWSTHTHPMVRRLATEGCRPRLPWAMALPELKKNPAPILAILEQLKTDESASVRRSVANNLNDISKDNPEIVIDLVQKWKGISKEVDWVVKHASRTLLKAGNTKVLQLFGFGAVDMITISDFTIHTPTVIIGDALRFSFLVKNTSSHAIKIRVEYGLYYMKANGQLAKKVFKISEKSYAGNSVTPISRKQSFKIITTRKFYVGKHKISLILNGKEQEAHGFLLVK; encoded by the coding sequence ATGGCAGAATTATTCAAAAACATATACAACCTCTCTTTTTTTAATAAGATAATTCCTTATGTAAAAAAAGTGGTCCCGTATTTTGAAGCTGAAGAGTTTATCCGAAAAATAGTTGATAAAGATTGGGAAAAGAAAGAGCTGAAGCAACGAATGCGTCATATAACAGAAGTGCTACATAGCTGTCTTAAAGGGACATTTTCTGATCAGGCTGCTGTAATTACAGATGTTATTGATATGCTGGAAAAAGAGGGGATTAGAGAAGAAAGTATAGAATTCATGTTTTTTCCAGATTTTATAGAAATGTATGGGATATCACAATATGAAATATCGATAAAAGCCATTGAAAGAATTACACAGTTTACCAGTTGTGAATTTGCAATTCGTCCGTTTATTATCAAATATCCCGAAAAGACGATTTCTCAGATGCTACTCTGGTCAACACATACACATCCTATGGTAAGGAGGTTAGCAACAGAAGGTTGCCGTCCCCGCTTGCCTTGGGCGATGGCATTACCAGAACTCAAAAAGAATCCAGCGCCAATTCTCGCTATTTTAGAACAATTAAAAACGGATGAATCAGCATCTGTACGGAGAAGTGTAGCCAATAACCTTAATGATATTTCCAAGGATAATCCCGAGATCGTTATTGATCTGGTTCAAAAGTGGAAAGGAATCTCTAAAGAGGTGGATTGGGTAGTGAAACATGCCTCCAGAACATTGTTGAAAGCAGGAAATACAAAGGTATTACAGTTATTTGGTTTTGGAGCGGTAGATATGATAACAATCAGTGATTTTACGATACACACGCCAACGGTGATTATCGGGGATGCACTCCGTTTTTCATTTTTAGTAAAGAATACCAGCTCCCATGCTATAAAAATCAGGGTAGAATACGGGCTTTACTATATGAAGGCGAATGGGCAACTGGCAAAAAAAGTGTTTAAGATCAGTGAAAAATCATATGCAGGAAACTCGGTAACTCCTATTAGTAGAAAACAATCCTTTAAGATCATTACTACGAGAAAATTCTATGTGGGAAAGCATAAGATTTCTTTGATTTTAAACGGAAAAGAACAAGAAGCACATGGGTTTTTGTTAGTAAAATAA
- a CDS encoding hemolysin family protein, with amino-acid sequence MTLLLVYGLLSIFFSFLCSILEAVLLSVTSTFINVKKKEGKSYATKLEDLKKDVDKPLIAILTINTLAHTVGAILVGVEAKKAFGDEGNGVLIVSVVMTILILVLSEIIPKTIGATYWKQLSGFTATVLQIFIVVLQWTGILWILRLATKLVGKKGHHGSILSREDFSAMADIAREEGVFEDSESTVIKNLLTFKEVMTKDVMTPRTVMKIASEDTTVKEFFDKNAQLRFSRIPIYKDDSDNITGVVLKDEVFREMANNNGNIRLTDIKRPILYTHRNVPIPELFNTFIEKKNHIALVVDEYGSVSGLVTMEDVIETLLGLEIIDESDAEKDMQDLARKNWEKRAKQMGLINDKPDS; translated from the coding sequence ATGACACTTTTACTAGTATACGGGCTACTATCTATTTTCTTTTCTTTTTTATGTTCAATCCTTGAGGCTGTTTTGCTAAGTGTGACCTCCACATTTATCAATGTAAAGAAAAAAGAAGGGAAATCGTATGCCACAAAATTAGAAGACCTGAAAAAAGACGTTGATAAACCGTTAATTGCCATATTGACAATCAATACACTAGCACATACAGTAGGAGCTATTTTGGTTGGAGTGGAAGCAAAGAAAGCTTTTGGAGATGAAGGAAATGGAGTCTTGATAGTGTCGGTTGTTATGACTATTTTGATTCTGGTATTATCAGAAATTATTCCCAAAACAATAGGAGCTACTTATTGGAAACAACTATCTGGATTTACAGCAACCGTATTGCAAATTTTTATAGTTGTACTACAATGGACCGGGATTTTATGGATTCTGAGATTGGCAACTAAGCTAGTTGGGAAAAAAGGGCATCATGGTTCTATTTTGAGTAGGGAAGATTTTTCTGCAATGGCGGATATTGCCAGAGAAGAAGGAGTGTTTGAAGATTCGGAGTCGACAGTGATTAAAAATTTGCTAACCTTTAAGGAAGTAATGACGAAAGATGTGATGACCCCCAGAACTGTGATGAAAATTGCATCAGAAGATACTACAGTAAAAGAATTCTTTGATAAAAACGCACAACTTAGGTTTTCCAGAATACCGATATATAAAGATGATTCGGATAATATTACAGGAGTTGTTCTGAAAGATGAAGTGTTTAGAGAGATGGCCAATAACAATGGGAATATCCGATTAACTGATATAAAAAGACCAATCTTATATACTCATAGAAATGTTCCAATTCCTGAATTGTTTAACACTTTTATAGAGAAAAAAAACCATATCGCTTTAGTTGTTGATGAATATGGATCCGTAAGTGGTCTGGTAACTATGGAAGATGTTATAGAAACCCTGTTAGGATTAGAAATTATTGATGAAAGTGATGCAGAAAAAGACATGCAGGATCTGGCAAGAAAAAACTGGGAAAAACGAGCAAAACAAATGGGGCTGATTAATGATAAACCAGATTCGTAA
- a CDS encoding 2-dehydropantoate 2-reductase N-terminal domain-containing protein gives MKKISTVGIIGLGAVGCGIGYFIQKSGKQVIAFKNKSKQESVNKSGIFRENIKIRNSAKNINVPPKDVFKPEITYSLDDLIKKADLILYCGLFPEYDNVYQLNYEQKEYIKDKKIPFLIFPGVFGANWMMSSDDFFSGIVAYSPVFSTREKEQYGKEEIINIKGVKSAIPLAYEDQNLRRILIHFFNEVCGFNKDTDTFVDGGRPLFASLGSPIAAINGAAICDNGEQLLAAKGNKIKVALYALRHQYAILFEEVFNEQLKIGMVLGADKKIPTIKDWLRNRLQKIRNGTISEMLFEIYKNQYVTISENDRRIKETGRTLLFFKTFAEEIGESVPAVCQLLDEVNLLKKRLGKLPCNPKQEQGIIKAAKEYARWAQRKMRSKDKRKEVLSPSVF, from the coding sequence TTGAAAAAAATTAGTACAGTTGGAATCATCGGTCTTGGTGCAGTAGGTTGTGGCATCGGTTACTTTATTCAAAAATCAGGAAAACAAGTAATCGCTTTTAAGAATAAAAGCAAACAAGAAAGCGTAAATAAGTCAGGGATTTTTAGAGAAAACATAAAAATCCGAAACAGTGCAAAAAATATAAACGTACCTCCAAAAGATGTATTTAAACCAGAAATAACATATTCTTTAGATGATCTCATAAAGAAAGCAGACCTTATTTTGTATTGTGGGTTATTTCCTGAATATGATAATGTCTATCAATTAAACTATGAACAAAAAGAATACATAAAAGATAAAAAGATTCCTTTTTTGATTTTTCCGGGAGTGTTTGGGGCAAATTGGATGATGTCTTCTGATGATTTTTTTTCGGGGATAGTAGCTTATTCTCCTGTGTTCTCTACGAGAGAAAAAGAACAATACGGGAAAGAGGAGATCATCAATATAAAAGGGGTAAAAAGTGCTATACCATTAGCTTATGAAGATCAAAATCTTAGACGTATTCTGATACACTTTTTTAATGAGGTATGTGGATTTAATAAGGATACAGACACATTTGTAGATGGAGGGAGACCTCTATTCGCATCTTTAGGTTCTCCAATTGCAGCAATCAATGGAGCAGCCATATGTGATAATGGAGAGCAATTGTTAGCAGCAAAAGGAAATAAAATAAAAGTAGCGCTTTACGCCTTGCGTCACCAATATGCAATACTATTTGAAGAAGTGTTCAATGAACAGTTAAAAATTGGAATGGTGTTGGGGGCTGATAAAAAAATTCCAACTATTAAAGATTGGCTAAGGAATAGATTACAAAAAATAAGAAATGGGACAATATCAGAAATGCTTTTCGAAATCTATAAAAATCAATATGTAACGATTTCTGAAAATGATAGAAGAATAAAAGAAACAGGAAGAACATTGCTCTTTTTCAAAACATTTGCAGAGGAAATAGGAGAAAGTGTCCCTGCTGTATGTCAGTTACTTGATGAGGTGAATTTGTTAAAAAAAAGACTAGGAAAATTACCATGCAACCCCAAACAGGAACAAGGTATTATTAAAGCTGCAAAGGAATATGCACGCTGGGCGCAAAGAAAAATGAGAAGTAAAGACAAGAGAAAAGAGGTGTTGTCTCCTTCTGTTTTTTGA
- a CDS encoding serine hydrolase produces MKYIKRFFKGLLLLLGLIILLLYIFDYDYILKGVRVVYLKGYTSAYIDDYPSFDNRTIKKGETVIAWKQHPGYNTATATDKLIATNEKYGTVAYLIIKDDQIWYEKYEEGYGVSSKTNSFSMAKSIVTLLLGKAIADGYVKNLEQPIGDFLPEFSEGIAAKVTVGDLSSMSSGLDWTEHYTSPFSITARTYYDDDIRPIFKNLKIIEEPGKSYKYLSGNTQLLAMVLEKATGKNLSDYLSESLWKPLGMQQDALWQLDSEENGMEKAYCCISSNARDFAKFGVLMNHEGMFNGRQIIPKEFVDIATNPRFGNGTPYGYGYWLSNHMGKKIFLMRGILGQYVISIPEDNLVIVRLGHKRGVFEGDKDFTDDFYVYVEEAYKMLENASQN; encoded by the coding sequence ATGAAATACATCAAACGATTTTTTAAAGGTCTTCTGTTACTTTTAGGGTTGATTATACTCCTATTGTATATTTTTGACTACGATTATATTTTAAAAGGAGTCAGGGTTGTGTATCTCAAAGGATATACCTCTGCTTATATAGATGATTATCCCAGTTTTGATAATAGAACAATAAAAAAAGGAGAGACAGTTATTGCCTGGAAACAACACCCGGGATATAATACAGCTACCGCTACGGATAAGCTAATTGCTACAAACGAAAAATACGGAACGGTTGCTTATCTCATCATAAAAGATGATCAAATCTGGTATGAGAAGTATGAAGAAGGGTATGGAGTAAGCTCGAAGACAAACTCTTTTTCAATGGCTAAGAGTATTGTGACATTACTGTTGGGAAAAGCTATAGCGGATGGATATGTCAAAAACCTAGAGCAGCCAATCGGAGATTTTTTACCAGAGTTTTCAGAAGGAATAGCAGCTAAAGTTACTGTAGGAGATTTATCATCCATGTCATCAGGATTGGACTGGACAGAGCATTATACAAGTCCTTTTTCTATTACTGCCAGAACCTATTACGATGACGATATTCGACCGATATTTAAAAACCTTAAGATAATAGAGGAGCCAGGAAAATCGTATAAATACCTTAGTGGTAATACTCAGTTATTAGCAATGGTACTGGAAAAAGCCACAGGGAAAAACTTGTCGGATTACCTGAGTGAATCGTTGTGGAAACCTTTAGGAATGCAGCAAGATGCATTGTGGCAATTGGATAGTGAAGAAAACGGAATGGAAAAAGCCTACTGTTGTATTTCTAGTAATGCCAGAGATTTTGCCAAGTTTGGGGTTTTGATGAATCATGAAGGAATGTTTAATGGTCGACAAATTATTCCAAAAGAGTTTGTAGATATAGCAACCAATCCCCGGTTTGGAAATGGAACTCCTTATGGGTATGGATACTGGTTATCGAACCATATGGGAAAAAAGATTTTTTTGATGAGAGGCATATTAGGACAATATGTAATTTCTATTCCCGAAGATAATTTGGTGATTGTCCGGTTAGGGCATAAACGAGGTGTTTTTGAAGGGGATAAGGATTTTACAGATGATTTTTATGTGTATGTTGAAGAAGCCTATAAAATGTTAGAAAATGCTTCACAAAATTAA
- a CDS encoding GrpB family protein has product MKKDELTVEEWGMLFPVIIRPHKKEWNTNFLQEKKLLEKILPDHTIKRIEHCGSTSIDGVCSKDVIDVIIGIPEEKVFDPEVISQMKKYGYRYFKQEKSHPHYMIFVKGFECGEGAEQRFFIHMTTLSHEEIWERIFFRDYLRTHPDIAEEYGRLKVELATKFATDRISYRKAKTAFVMKITHKAKTASKW; this is encoded by the coding sequence ATGAAAAAAGACGAGTTAACCGTAGAAGAATGGGGAATGTTATTTCCGGTGATAATAAGACCACATAAAAAAGAATGGAATACAAATTTCTTGCAAGAGAAGAAGTTGTTAGAAAAAATACTTCCAGATCATACAATCAAACGCATAGAGCATTGCGGAAGTACTTCTATAGATGGGGTTTGTTCTAAGGATGTCATTGATGTAATTATTGGAATCCCAGAGGAAAAGGTGTTTGATCCAGAAGTTATATCGCAAATGAAGAAATACGGGTATCGGTATTTTAAGCAAGAAAAAAGTCATCCTCATTATATGATTTTTGTAAAGGGATTTGAATGTGGAGAAGGAGCAGAACAGCGGTTTTTTATTCATATGACGACCTTGAGTCACGAAGAAATCTGGGAACGCATTTTTTTTAGAGATTATCTGAGAACACATCCTGATATAGCAGAAGAATATGGAAGGTTAAAAGTCGAATTGGCAACTAAATTTGCTACTGATAGGATTTCATATAGAAAAGCAAAAACAGCATTTGTAATGAAGATAACCCACAAAGCAAAAACAGCATCTAAATGGTAA
- a CDS encoding SRPBCC domain-containing protein — translation MDHSLKSERILTLRIDAKDLWKVLTESTYTKQYMFNCAVTSNWEAGDTIVWEGTYEGYEAFQKGKVIEIIPYEKIKYSTFDPNFGLEDIPKNYIHVSYLISSENDKTILKIINETFDGNYDRLHHINQGWEMVSDKIKKVVETL, via the coding sequence ATGGATCACTCATTGAAATCGGAGCGAATTTTGACATTGCGAATAGACGCAAAAGATCTGTGGAAGGTGCTAACAGAATCAACATATACGAAACAATATATGTTTAATTGTGCTGTAACTTCCAATTGGGAAGCAGGAGATACGATTGTTTGGGAAGGGACCTATGAAGGGTATGAAGCTTTTCAAAAAGGTAAAGTAATCGAAATAATTCCTTATGAAAAGATAAAATATTCCACTTTTGATCCTAATTTCGGTCTGGAAGATATCCCGAAGAACTATATCCATGTGAGTTATCTGATATCTAGTGAAAATGATAAAACAATATTAAAAATTATCAACGAGACTTTTGATGGGAATTATGATCGGTTACACCATATCAATCAAGGATGGGAAATGGTCTCTGATAAGATAAAAAAGGTAGTGGAAACACTATAG
- a CDS encoding methylated-DNA--[protein]-cysteine S-methyltransferase, producing MHSIVIETPLGKAIISGDDMGVCEITVTKETDIEQSAAIPSCLQEAADQLSAYFEGKRTTFDLELNPKGTVFQKKVWKMLLEIPYGKTWSYMDMAKKMGDPKTIRAVATANGKNPLWIVVPCHRVIGSDGSLTGYAGGLWRKKWLLDHENPVKQQSLF from the coding sequence ATGCATTCAATTGTAATAGAAACCCCCTTAGGCAAAGCAATTATCTCTGGAGATGATATGGGAGTTTGCGAAATTACAGTTACTAAAGAGACAGATATAGAACAATCAGCAGCAATACCTTCGTGTCTTCAGGAAGCTGCAGATCAGTTAAGTGCTTATTTCGAAGGGAAACGAACAACATTTGACTTGGAATTAAACCCCAAAGGAACGGTATTTCAAAAAAAAGTCTGGAAAATGTTATTGGAGATCCCATATGGGAAAACCTGGAGCTATATGGATATGGCGAAGAAAATGGGAGATCCTAAAACAATTCGGGCAGTGGCTACTGCGAATGGAAAAAACCCATTGTGGATCGTTGTACCGTGTCATCGTGTTATAGGAAGTGATGGATCCCTTACAGGTTATGCAGGAGGTTTATGGCGAAAAAAATGGCTATTGGATCATGAAAATCCTGTGAAACAACAATCTTTATTCTAG